The proteins below come from a single Halobacillus salinarum genomic window:
- a CDS encoding class I SAM-dependent methyltransferase yields MNDDVKKRVQETFSRNKEAYVQSKTHNNRTDLELISEWLTPEKDWTVLDIATGGGHVARQLSSSVSTVFATDITKDMLQNTARHLQGFPNIHYVVADAEELPFIDDMFDAVTCRIAPHHFPSPENFIKETARVLKPGGSFLMIDNVAPEDDELDSFYNQFEYIRDPSHCRALKVSEWKRLLANYYLPVHRELARRKQMKFSDWVSRTVKEKPMQDQIERWFINAPEKAKTYFSIIEQNHHIETFEIDEWKILTKKQ; encoded by the coding sequence ATGAACGACGACGTAAAAAAAAGAGTACAGGAAACGTTCTCCAGGAACAAGGAAGCTTACGTTCAAAGCAAAACACACAACAATCGGACAGATTTGGAATTGATTTCTGAGTGGCTTACTCCGGAAAAAGACTGGACGGTACTCGATATTGCGACTGGAGGTGGGCACGTTGCAAGGCAGCTCAGCTCTTCAGTATCCACAGTTTTTGCCACCGACATCACTAAGGATATGCTCCAGAACACAGCCCGCCACCTTCAAGGATTTCCAAATATTCATTATGTGGTTGCTGATGCAGAAGAACTCCCGTTCATAGATGATATGTTTGACGCCGTTACATGCAGAATCGCTCCACACCATTTTCCTTCGCCTGAAAATTTCATCAAAGAAACGGCACGAGTATTAAAGCCAGGTGGAAGTTTTCTAATGATTGATAATGTCGCTCCTGAAGACGATGAACTCGATTCATTCTATAATCAATTTGAATACATTCGCGACCCCAGTCACTGTCGTGCCCTGAAGGTTTCCGAATGGAAACGCCTGCTCGCCAACTATTATTTACCTGTGCATAGAGAACTGGCAAGACGGAAACAGATGAAATTTTCTGATTGGGTTTCACGTACGGTGAAAGAGAAACCTATGCAGGACCAGATTGAACGTTGGTTTATCAATGCCCCGGAGAAAGCTAAAACCTATTTTTCCATCATTGAGCAGAATCATCATATTGAAACCTTTGAAATCGATGAATGGAAAATCCTGACTAAAAAGCAATAA
- a CDS encoding cytochrome ubiquinol oxidase subunit I, whose protein sequence is MDTVVMARSLFGTSLGFHIIYATIGVGVPVMIIIAEILHLIKKDPDYALMARRWTKGFAVLLAVAIASGTIVGVLISLLFPNFMEIVGQVISLPFQMEIFAFLIEAVFMSIYLYAADRLPPSLRILSIFFVALGATASAIMITDVHAWMNTPAGFDLTESGEVTNVDPWAAFFNPSFGITAMHVTLSAYMTVAFLIGSIAALRLLKRNLSKQERNYHKKALMISLYFGAAMSLATALNGHETAQMLHEYLPRKLAGAEGLFETTRYAPLSIGGYTSLEDQEVKYAVEIPSALSFLAGNRFDTEVKGLNEYPQDLWPPLYIHILFNVMVGIGSILLVLSFFALAWKLLLKREFPNWLLALLVVGGPLGIIAIETGWCFSCIGRQPWTINDVLRTDTAATKSNSVGILFLLFISLYLTLLFVTAFVLRFYFKRNPVSKELPQAES, encoded by the coding sequence TTGGATACCGTTGTGATGGCTCGTTCCTTATTTGGTACATCTCTCGGCTTTCATATTATATATGCAACGATCGGCGTCGGTGTACCGGTGATGATTATCATAGCCGAAATTCTTCATTTAATTAAAAAAGATCCTGATTATGCGTTAATGGCAAGAAGGTGGACGAAAGGATTTGCTGTGCTGCTCGCCGTTGCGATTGCTTCGGGTACCATTGTTGGCGTGCTCATTTCCCTCTTATTTCCTAACTTTATGGAAATTGTCGGTCAGGTCATTTCCCTGCCCTTTCAAATGGAAATCTTCGCCTTTTTAATCGAAGCTGTCTTCATGTCCATCTATTTATATGCAGCAGACCGGCTTCCTCCTTCTCTGAGAATATTGAGCATCTTTTTCGTTGCACTTGGAGCGACTGCTTCAGCGATTATGATTACAGATGTACATGCATGGATGAACACTCCAGCTGGATTTGATCTTACAGAAAGTGGGGAAGTCACGAATGTCGACCCCTGGGCGGCTTTCTTCAACCCGAGCTTCGGCATCACAGCTATGCATGTCACACTCTCAGCTTATATGACAGTTGCTTTTTTAATAGGTTCGATCGCCGCTCTCCGGCTGTTAAAACGAAACCTTTCGAAACAGGAACGAAACTATCATAAAAAAGCGCTGATGATTTCACTTTACTTTGGAGCTGCTATGTCGCTTGCTACTGCCTTAAATGGTCATGAAACGGCCCAAATGCTCCACGAATACTTACCAAGAAAACTAGCGGGGGCTGAAGGGCTGTTTGAAACGACAAGGTATGCCCCATTATCGATCGGCGGCTATACATCGCTTGAGGATCAGGAAGTAAAATATGCAGTTGAAATCCCATCGGCGCTAAGCTTTCTCGCTGGGAACCGTTTTGATACAGAGGTTAAAGGACTGAATGAATATCCTCAGGATCTGTGGCCGCCGCTCTACATCCATATTCTATTTAACGTGATGGTGGGCATCGGTTCTATCCTGCTCGTACTCTCTTTCTTCGCCCTTGCCTGGAAATTACTTTTAAAACGGGAGTTTCCTAATTGGCTTCTTGCCTTGCTTGTCGTAGGCGGCCCGCTTGGGATTATCGCCATCGAAACCGGCTGGTGCTTCAGCTGTATTGGAAGACAGCCGTGGACCATTAATGACGTGCTCCGGACGGACACAGCAGCAACAAAGTCCAATAGTGTCGGCATACTGTTCCTATTATTTATTTCCCTCTACTTAACGCTTTTGTTTGTGACAGCATTCGTTTTACGATTTTATTTCAAACGGAATCCAGTCAGCAAAGAACTTCCGCAAGCTGAATCTTAA
- a CDS encoding cytochrome d ubiquinol oxidase subunit II produces MEASTLAITILWSFLFVYSILGSLDFGAGFWGMVYGKNKHTNASVIANRFLSPTWEITNVFFVILVVALVTFFPFATTMLGSLLLVPVGLGLILLTIRTTFMVFAHHAQKFKNILRITSGITGLMIPALLVSILPITLGGFIEFENGYPQLHYGNLFKDPTLYMHVAFGLSTELFISSVFLMDYAKEADDWSAFQTYRSHALWLGPVSIIVAVLTIAAMPQEAGWIVNKIQANPDWFIVSLIFFLVGYGFLFVKRYKEYRGHPRPAVILIMLQYGAAIYAYGSAHLPYLVYPHLTVEEGFTNPTIFYQLLVVYGIGFAILIPGFILFWKLFLKDRRYLKQE; encoded by the coding sequence ATGGAAGCATCAACCCTTGCGATTACCATCCTATGGAGCTTTCTTTTTGTTTACTCCATTTTAGGATCGCTGGATTTCGGCGCTGGTTTTTGGGGAATGGTTTATGGAAAAAACAAACATACCAATGCTTCAGTAATCGCGAACCGGTTTCTTTCTCCTACGTGGGAAATCACCAATGTGTTTTTTGTCATTTTAGTCGTTGCTCTCGTTACTTTTTTTCCTTTTGCAACGACGATGCTTGGGAGTCTTTTGCTTGTTCCTGTCGGCCTTGGCCTTATCCTGCTGACCATTCGGACAACTTTTATGGTATTTGCCCACCATGCTCAAAAGTTTAAAAACATTCTAAGGATTACATCAGGAATTACCGGCCTGATGATCCCAGCGCTGCTCGTAAGTATCCTCCCTATTACTTTAGGCGGATTTATCGAATTTGAGAATGGCTACCCTCAGCTCCACTATGGAAATCTGTTTAAAGATCCAACCCTTTATATGCATGTCGCCTTCGGTTTATCTACCGAGCTGTTTATTTCTTCGGTATTTCTAATGGATTATGCTAAAGAAGCAGACGACTGGTCAGCTTTCCAAACATACCGGAGCCACGCGCTTTGGCTCGGCCCTGTATCCATTATTGTTGCTGTGCTCACTATTGCTGCGATGCCTCAGGAAGCCGGCTGGATTGTAAATAAAATACAAGCCAATCCTGACTGGTTTATCGTTTCACTGATCTTTTTTCTTGTAGGATATGGATTTTTATTCGTGAAACGGTATAAAGAATACCGGGGACATCCACGGCCGGCCGTTATCTTAATCATGCTGCAATACGGAGCAGCGATTTATGCGTACGGATCTGCCCATCTTCCCTACTTAGTGTACCCTCATTTAACCGTGGAAGAAGGATTTACGAACCCTACTATTTTTTATCAGCTGCTGGTTGTTTACGGTATTGGCTTCGCCATTCTCATCCCAGGTTTCATCCTGTTCTGGAAACTTTTCTTAAAGGATCGCCGCTATTTAAAACAGGAATAA
- the glsA gene encoding glutaminase A, producing MHKLNNDYLEDAVEDSMPFAAQGEVNTSLPDLDGTKKDLLGVTILTTDQQKFTGGNWEQTVPMQSTSKIISLMLALHDFGKDRVFQAVGMEPMGDFFNSISQLESYDTSKPFNPMINAGAIAVSALIKGHNNNNRFERYLHFLQRVTDNQELHLNEQVYEAEKANGARNRALAYFMESVGTLITDVEEALDLYFRINSVMMNCDDFAKVGLFLARGGRAPDNDEKLIPANHLRTVNAIMMTSGMYNSSGRHAVEVGFPCKSGVSGSIIGVVPGLMGIGIVGPAIDEKGNSTAGGALLRKLSQDLELNLFGDGHIYGRGISGGV from the coding sequence ATGCATAAGCTTAATAACGACTACTTAGAGGACGCTGTAGAAGACAGCATGCCGTTTGCTGCCCAAGGAGAAGTGAACACTTCCCTTCCTGATTTAGATGGCACAAAAAAAGACCTGCTTGGAGTCACGATCCTAACCACAGACCAACAAAAGTTTACAGGAGGAAACTGGGAGCAAACTGTCCCTATGCAGAGTACTTCAAAAATTATTTCACTCATGCTTGCTCTGCACGACTTTGGTAAGGACCGTGTGTTTCAAGCTGTAGGCATGGAGCCGATGGGCGATTTTTTCAACTCGATCAGCCAGCTTGAATCCTATGATACAAGTAAACCCTTTAACCCAATGATTAATGCCGGAGCGATAGCCGTCTCCGCCTTGATTAAAGGACACAATAATAATAACCGCTTTGAACGCTACCTCCACTTTCTTCAACGTGTGACCGACAACCAGGAACTCCATTTGAACGAACAAGTTTATGAAGCAGAAAAAGCTAACGGGGCAAGAAACAGGGCACTTGCTTATTTCATGGAAAGCGTTGGTACTTTAATAACCGATGTGGAAGAAGCTCTGGATCTTTATTTTCGAATTAATTCGGTGATGATGAATTGTGATGACTTTGCAAAGGTCGGGTTGTTTTTGGCGAGAGGGGGAAGAGCTCCGGATAACGATGAAAAATTGATACCCGCTAACCATCTGCGTACCGTTAACGCCATAATGATGACTTCCGGCATGTACAATTCTTCCGGACGGCACGCAGTAGAAGTGGGATTCCCTTGTAAAAGCGGCGTTTCAGGCAGTATTATCGGGGTGGTTCCCGGGTTGATGGGCATCGGGATTGTCGGGCCAGCCATAGATGAAAAAGGCAACAGTACGGCAGGTGGTGCGCTGCTCCGGAAACTGTCGCAGGATTTGGAGCTGAACTTATTCGGGGATGGCCATATTTATGGAAGAGGAATATCGGGCGGCGTTTAA
- a CDS encoding methionine biosynthesis PLP-dependent protein: MTTPHTETQFVHTGKNNGDPSGSINAPVHFSTPYQHKGIGESTGFDYARTGNPTRAILERTMAEIEGGDAGYAFSSGMAAIQTVVSLFTYQDEILVSEDLYGGTYRLFEHVRKQSGVNFRYCGSDNLGALEEQITDKTKAIYVETPTNPLMHVADIPSISKISKKHNLLLIVDNTLFTPYIQKPLQEGADIVIHSATKYLGGHNDVLAGLVIGKGKELCEQLGSYQNTAGAVLSPFDSWLLMRGMKTLALRMRQHEENAKAVVEFLQNHRAVTHVLYPGRGGMVSFRLESEHCVDPFLRSLKVITFAESLGGVESFITYPATQTHADIPEEKRTSYGVCNRLLRFSVGVEHIDDLLGDLNQALTQLVKEELIQ, encoded by the coding sequence ATGACTACCCCTCATACAGAAACGCAATTTGTGCATACAGGAAAAAATAATGGGGATCCATCGGGTTCCATCAATGCACCCGTACATTTTTCTACTCCCTATCAGCATAAGGGCATCGGAGAATCGACCGGCTTTGACTATGCAAGAACCGGCAACCCGACGCGTGCGATTCTGGAGCGAACGATGGCAGAAATTGAAGGCGGCGATGCAGGCTATGCGTTCAGTTCAGGTATGGCAGCTATCCAAACGGTTGTTTCCCTATTTACTTATCAAGATGAAATTCTCGTTTCGGAGGATTTGTATGGAGGAACCTATCGATTGTTTGAACACGTCCGCAAGCAGTCGGGGGTCAATTTTCGTTACTGTGGGAGCGACAACTTAGGGGCATTGGAAGAACAGATCACGGATAAAACAAAAGCCATTTACGTGGAAACCCCAACTAACCCTTTAATGCACGTCGCTGACATTCCCAGCATTTCAAAAATCTCTAAAAAGCATAACCTGCTGCTTATCGTTGATAACACCCTTTTTACCCCTTATATCCAAAAACCTTTACAGGAAGGGGCAGACATCGTCATCCACAGTGCGACCAAATACCTTGGCGGTCATAATGACGTCTTAGCCGGGCTGGTTATCGGCAAAGGCAAAGAGCTATGCGAACAGCTGGGCAGCTATCAAAATACTGCCGGTGCCGTATTATCCCCGTTTGATTCGTGGCTTTTGATGAGAGGGATGAAAACACTGGCCTTAAGGATGCGCCAACATGAAGAGAATGCTAAAGCAGTCGTTGAATTTTTGCAGAACCACCGTGCAGTTACCCACGTCCTCTACCCGGGCCGTGGTGGAATGGTTTCATTCAGACTCGAATCTGAACACTGTGTGGATCCTTTTCTCAGAAGTCTTAAAGTGATTACGTTTGCGGAGAGCTTAGGAGGAGTCGAAAGCTTTATTACCTATCCTGCTACACAGACCCACGCGGATATACCAGAAGAAAAGCGCACGAGCTACGGAGTCTGCAACCGACTGCTTCGTTTTTCCGTAGGAGTCGAGCATATTGACGACTTACTTGGAGATCTCAATCAGGCATTAACTCAATTGGTAAAGGAGGAACTTATCCAATGA
- the metC gene encoding cystathionine beta-lyase, with translation MTEQHSFQTRLLHSKHKFDPETGAVSVPIQQASTFHQQDFDQPGKYDYSRSGNPTREALEETIASLEGGSYGFAFASGMAAISTSFMLLSQDDHVVISEDVYGGTFRMIRDVLTKFGIDHSFVNMTDLHAVATAIKPNTKVVYIETPSNPLLNITDIRAVSKLAKAHGCLTFVDNTFMTPALQKPIELGADVVLHSATKFIAGHSDVVAGLAVVNNERLADQLGFLQNAFGSILGAHDCWLVLRGLKTLHCRLKQSSESAFKIASYLTQHPKVEEVYYPGFTSHPGASTHSYQSGGPGAVLSFRLKDEAAVKDFSKHLEIPVFAVSLGAVESILSYPARMSHASMPREERLKRGITDGLLRLSVGLEQPEDLIRDFETALNQVEDLPLAAAKVGG, from the coding sequence ATGACGGAACAACATTCATTTCAAACACGTCTTTTGCACAGTAAGCACAAATTCGATCCAGAAACGGGGGCGGTCAGCGTCCCGATTCAGCAGGCGTCTACGTTCCACCAGCAGGACTTTGACCAACCTGGCAAATATGACTACAGCCGGTCCGGAAATCCGACGCGCGAGGCGCTAGAAGAAACGATTGCAAGTCTCGAGGGAGGCTCTTACGGTTTTGCTTTCGCTTCGGGGATGGCAGCTATTTCCACATCATTCATGCTGCTGTCGCAAGACGATCATGTCGTGATCTCTGAGGATGTATATGGCGGTACGTTCCGGATGATTCGAGATGTACTGACTAAGTTTGGAATCGATCACAGCTTTGTAAACATGACTGATTTGCATGCCGTGGCTACTGCTATCAAGCCGAACACAAAGGTTGTGTACATTGAGACACCATCGAACCCGTTATTAAACATTACCGATATCCGTGCGGTATCCAAGCTTGCCAAAGCTCACGGCTGCTTAACCTTTGTCGATAATACATTTATGACTCCTGCTCTGCAGAAGCCAATAGAACTCGGTGCAGATGTCGTGCTTCACAGTGCGACGAAATTTATCGCCGGCCATAGCGATGTTGTGGCCGGGCTCGCCGTCGTAAATAATGAGAGGCTTGCCGACCAGCTGGGGTTTTTACAAAATGCCTTCGGATCGATTCTTGGAGCCCATGACTGCTGGCTCGTCCTTCGAGGACTTAAAACCCTTCATTGCCGCTTGAAGCAGTCTTCTGAGTCAGCTTTTAAAATCGCATCGTATTTGACCCAGCATCCAAAAGTAGAAGAAGTGTATTATCCCGGCTTCACATCGCACCCAGGCGCTTCCACACATTCTTACCAGTCCGGAGGCCCTGGCGCTGTGTTATCCTTCAGACTGAAAGATGAAGCAGCCGTCAAAGATTTTTCCAAGCACTTGGAAATCCCGGTTTTTGCTGTAAGTCTCGGGGCAGTGGAATCGATTCTTTCCTACCCTGCCCGCATGTCCCATGCCTCTATGCCTCGCGAAGAACGCTTGAAACGTGGTATCACAGACGGCCTCCTCCGTCTTTCTGTCGGACTGGAGCAGCCGGAGGATTTAATTCGTGATTTCGAAACGGCTCTCAATCAGGTGGAAGATCTTCCACTTGCAGCCGCAAAGGTAGGTGGTTAA
- a CDS encoding bifunctional homocysteine S-methyltransferase/methylenetetrahydrofolate reductase, translated as MKLIDALNERTLIGDGAMGTLLYSYGIDQCFEELNLSHAKEVLNVHKAYVHAGAEIIQTNTYGANYVKLARYGLEEQVKEINTAAIKLAKQAAGDQCYVAGTVGGIRGIQKQTTSLEEIKRSFREQLYCMLFEQVDAILFETYFDLEELLAVLHIAKKETDLPVIAQVSMHEPGVLQDGTPLNEALELIENNGADVIGVNCRLGPYHMIQALEDVPLPDKAVLSAYPNASLPDYDDGRLIYPTDPEYFKKSALALYEQGARLIGGCCGTTPEHIEAIAASVKGKAPIQSKTVPEKKVQPKTEVQVKERSPQLHEIAAERRAIIVELDPPKRLRTERFFEGAKALKEAGVDSVTLADNSLASPRISNTAAATLIHNKFNINPLVHISCRDRNLIGLQSHLMGLHTLGINEVLAVTGDPTKIGDFPGATSVYDLSSFDLIYYIKQLNKGISFSGKPLGENTSFSVAGAFNPNVRNLNRAVGRIEKKIKYGADYFISQPVYSEKQILEVYDATKHIKAPIYLGVMPLTSARNAEFLHNEVPGISLSPEIRERMELYSHDSELSQKEGIAIAKSLIDAALDLFNGIYLITPFLRYEMTVELTNYIQQKTKEQQERKTANGIHIV; from the coding sequence ATGAAACTAATAGATGCACTAAACGAGCGGACGTTGATCGGTGATGGAGCGATGGGAACGCTATTGTATTCTTACGGCATTGACCAATGTTTTGAAGAGCTGAACCTTTCCCATGCCAAGGAAGTACTGAATGTTCACAAAGCCTATGTTCACGCAGGTGCCGAAATTATTCAGACGAATACGTATGGAGCTAACTACGTGAAGCTTGCCCGTTATGGATTGGAAGAGCAAGTAAAGGAAATCAATACGGCTGCCATCAAGCTTGCTAAACAGGCGGCGGGAGATCAATGCTATGTTGCGGGAACTGTCGGCGGTATCCGCGGAATCCAAAAACAAACCACCTCCCTTGAAGAAATAAAGCGAAGCTTTCGTGAACAGCTCTATTGCATGCTGTTCGAACAAGTCGATGCCATCCTTTTTGAAACCTATTTTGACTTGGAAGAACTGCTTGCAGTTCTGCACATCGCCAAAAAAGAAACCGATTTGCCTGTTATTGCTCAAGTATCCATGCATGAACCTGGTGTACTCCAAGACGGAACTCCGTTAAACGAAGCTTTGGAATTAATTGAAAATAACGGTGCAGATGTCATCGGGGTAAATTGCCGCCTTGGTCCCTATCATATGATCCAGGCACTGGAGGACGTGCCCCTCCCTGATAAAGCCGTACTTTCTGCTTATCCAAATGCCAGTCTTCCGGATTATGATGACGGAAGATTAATCTACCCGACTGATCCCGAATATTTCAAAAAAAGCGCCTTGGCTTTATACGAGCAGGGAGCCCGGCTGATCGGAGGGTGCTGCGGCACAACTCCAGAACATATTGAAGCCATTGCTGCTTCCGTTAAAGGGAAAGCACCCATTCAATCTAAAACCGTGCCGGAAAAGAAAGTTCAGCCTAAAACCGAAGTCCAGGTAAAGGAGCGCAGCCCCCAACTTCATGAAATCGCAGCCGAACGACGTGCGATTATAGTGGAATTAGATCCGCCGAAGCGGCTTCGCACCGAGCGTTTCTTTGAAGGAGCAAAAGCGTTAAAAGAAGCCGGTGTGGACTCGGTTACGCTTGCCGATAATTCGCTTGCCTCCCCAAGAATCAGCAACACGGCAGCCGCTACACTCATCCATAATAAATTTAACATCAATCCGCTCGTTCACATTTCCTGCCGGGACAGAAATTTAATCGGACTTCAATCCCACTTGATGGGTCTGCATACACTCGGAATCAATGAAGTGCTGGCAGTAACCGGGGACCCTACGAAGATTGGCGATTTTCCAGGGGCAACTTCTGTCTATGACCTATCTTCCTTCGATTTAATCTATTACATTAAGCAGCTTAACAAAGGGATTTCCTTTTCCGGTAAACCTTTAGGAGAAAACACGTCGTTTTCTGTTGCGGGTGCGTTCAACCCAAACGTTCGCAATTTAAACAGAGCAGTCGGACGAATTGAAAAGAAAATCAAATACGGAGCCGATTATTTTATCAGTCAGCCCGTTTACAGTGAAAAACAAATACTCGAAGTCTATGATGCTACCAAACATATAAAAGCCCCCATTTACCTTGGAGTTATGCCATTGACGAGTGCCCGGAATGCAGAATTTCTTCATAATGAAGTCCCTGGTATCAGTCTGTCCCCTGAAATTCGCGAGCGAATGGAACTGTACAGCCATGACTCTGAGTTATCGCAGAAAGAAGGGATTGCGATCGCCAAATCCCTCATTGATGCAGCCCTTGATTTATTTAACGGGATCTACTTAATCACTCCTTTTCTCCGCTACGAGATGACGGTGGAACTGACAAACTACATTCAACAAAAAACAAAGGAACAGCAAGAAAGGAAGACAGCGAATGGCATCCACATTGTTTAA